A single genomic interval of Gammaproteobacteria bacterium harbors:
- a CDS encoding nucleotidyltransferase family protein: protein MKAMLLAAGLGTRLRPLTETLPKPLLALAGKPMIEYHIEKLVAAGVRDLVINVSYLGELIEAALGDGARCGARIRYSREPEGPLDTGGGLRRALSLLGAEPFLLVAGDIWSDFPYRRLVDHALAAGQLGHLVVVPNPPQHQAGDFALDARGRLNRDGNGRNCTYSGIALLAPEILAGWDETIFPLREPLRRAATHGALGGECWEGEWEDVGTVERYRALNRRLEQKQEQGGSAGPAI, encoded by the coding sequence ATGAAAGCCATGTTGCTCGCCGCGGGGCTCGGGACCCGCCTGCGTCCGCTCACCGAGACCCTGCCAAAGCCGCTGCTGGCGCTGGCAGGCAAGCCGATGATCGAGTATCACATCGAGAAGCTGGTGGCGGCCGGTGTGCGGGACCTGGTGATCAACGTGTCGTATCTCGGTGAGCTGATCGAAGCGGCGCTCGGTGATGGTGCGCGCTGTGGCGCGCGCATCCGCTACAGCCGCGAGCCCGAGGGGCCGCTCGATACGGGCGGCGGTCTGCGCCGGGCGCTGTCCCTGCTCGGCGCCGAGCCGTTCCTGCTGGTGGCCGGTGATATCTGGAGCGATTTTCCGTATCGACGCCTTGTCGACCACGCGCTGGCCGCGGGGCAGCTGGGTCACCTGGTGGTGGTGCCGAATCCACCGCAGCACCAGGCGGGTGATTTCGCGCTGGATGCGCGGGGTCGGCTGAACCGTGACGGCAACGGCCGCAACTGCACCTATTCGGGTATCGCGCTGCTGGCGCCGGAAATTCTCGCGGGCTGGGACGAGACGATCTTTCCGTTGCGCGAGCCACTACGCCGCGCCGCGACGCACGGCGCGCTGGGCGGTGAGTGCTGGGAGGGCGAGTGGGAAGACGTCGGTACCGTCGAGCGTTACCGTGCCCTCAATCGGCGGCTGGAGCAGAAACAGGAACAGGGCGGGAGTGCTGGTCCAGCGATCTGA
- the rpe gene encoding ribulose-phosphate 3-epimerase: protein MNPFLIAPSILSADFARLGEDVGAVLAAGADIVHFDVMDNHYVPNLTIGPMVCRALRDYGISAPIDVHLMVSPVDALIGSFADAGATYITFHPDATPHVDRSLQLIRDHGCKAGLVFNPSAGLEAARYVLDKLDMILLMSVNPGFGGQKFIPGTLGKLREARAMLDACGLPIRLEVDGGVGESNIREIAEAGADTFVAGSAIFSAPEYAEAIANMRSELAAAQRP from the coding sequence ATGAACCCGTTCCTGATTGCGCCCTCGATACTGTCGGCCGACTTCGCGCGTCTCGGCGAAGACGTTGGCGCGGTGCTTGCGGCCGGTGCCGATATCGTCCATTTCGATGTGATGGACAATCACTATGTGCCCAATCTCACGATCGGTCCCATGGTCTGCCGGGCGTTGCGCGACTATGGAATCAGTGCGCCGATCGATGTGCACCTGATGGTGAGCCCGGTCGATGCGCTGATCGGCAGTTTTGCCGATGCCGGCGCAACCTATATCACCTTTCATCCGGATGCCACGCCGCACGTCGATCGCAGCCTGCAGCTGATCCGCGATCATGGCTGCAAGGCCGGGCTGGTGTTCAATCCGTCCGCCGGGCTCGAAGCCGCGCGCTACGTACTCGACAAGCTCGACATGATCCTGCTGATGTCGGTGAACCCGGGTTTCGGCGGACAGAAGTTCATCCCCGGCACACTCGGCAAGCTGCGCGAAGCGCGGGCGATGCTCGATGCGTGCGGATTGCCGATCCGTCTCGAGGTCGATGGCGGTGTCGGTGAGTCGAATATCCGCGAGATCGCCGAAGCGGGTGCCGATACCTTCGTGGCCGGCTCGGCGATCTTCAGTGCCCCCGAGTATGCCGAGGCGATAGCCAATATGCGCAGCGAGCTGGCCGCCGCGCAACGCCCCTGA
- a CDS encoding HAD-IA family hydrolase: protein MRFAALRTLFAGRLPALVMLDLDGTLIDSVPDISRALDATLRARNLPAAGAARARRWVGRGSRQLLRDALAFGAALEPGQVDTQELERALGDYLARYLDDCTRDTRVLPGAAELIEALRGAGVKAACVTNKPLAIAERVLAHFFLPGRFDTVIGGDSGAAPKPDPAPLLAVMRRLAVEARETVMIGDSRHDVRAARAAGIAVIACANGYNHGEDIRGEGPDLVIDTLGELL, encoded by the coding sequence ATGCGGTTCGCAGCGCTGCGCACGCTGTTCGCGGGACGCCTGCCGGCGCTGGTGATGCTCGATCTCGACGGCACACTCATCGACAGCGTTCCGGATATCAGCCGCGCCCTCGACGCCACGCTGCGCGCGCGCAACCTGCCCGCTGCCGGCGCGGCGCGCGCGCGGCGCTGGGTAGGGCGCGGTTCGCGGCAATTGCTGCGCGATGCGCTGGCATTTGGCGCCGCGCTGGAACCCGGGCAGGTCGATACGCAGGAACTCGAGCGGGCGCTGGGCGACTACCTGGCCCGCTACCTCGACGATTGCACCCGCGATACCCGGGTGTTGCCCGGCGCGGCGGAGCTCATCGAGGCACTGCGCGGCGCCGGGGTGAAAGCCGCCTGCGTCACCAACAAGCCGTTGGCGATCGCCGAGCGCGTGCTGGCGCATTTCTTTTTGCCCGGGCGTTTCGATACCGTGATCGGGGGCGACTCCGGCGCCGCGCCGAAACCCGATCCGGCTCCGTTGCTGGCGGTGATGAGGCGACTTGCGGTCGAGGCCCGCGAAACCGTGATGATCGGTGATTCGCGCCACGATGTGCGCGCGGCACGCGCGGCAGGGATTGCCGTGATCGCCTGCGCCAATGGCTACAACCACGGCGAGGACATCCGCGGCGAAGGCCCCGACCTGGTGATCGACACGCTCGGTGAATTGCTTTGA
- a CDS encoding phosphotransferase, producing the protein MHGVLAALHYSGIVARGSTAAATQFGGMMDSLLKWCATRVRPLAGAELVLRAVAGDASFRRYFRLVGCQPTRIAVHAPPDKERNLEFIHIAAILRAAGVQAPEVLAHEPGEGFLLLSDLGDTLLLGALGEDTVEALYRTALDTLLAIQGAAIQHGGWRAPDYSAALLEQEMALFPEWYLQGLLGLEPDAGERRMLRDLFECLGASALEQPQVLVHRDYHSRNLMLQPDGTLGVIDFQDAVRGPLTYDLVSLLRDCYIEWPAARVQAWAREYAGRASAAGLMAPVEAATFRRWFDWMGLQRHIKVLGIFARLWLRDGKRGYLADLPLVMRYTLGVAEAYPELGEFAGWFRARVLPLAAAQDWYRPR; encoded by the coding sequence ATGCACGGCGTTTTGGCCGCGCTGCATTATAGCGGCATCGTGGCGCGGGGATCGACTGCCGCTGCCACACAGTTCGGGGGAATGATGGATTCGTTGCTGAAATGGTGCGCCACCCGGGTGCGCCCGCTGGCCGGTGCGGAGCTTGTGCTGCGCGCAGTGGCGGGCGATGCGAGTTTTCGCCGCTATTTCCGCCTGGTGGGTTGCCAGCCGACGCGCATAGCGGTGCATGCGCCGCCGGACAAGGAGCGCAACCTGGAGTTCATCCATATTGCCGCGATATTGCGCGCGGCGGGGGTGCAGGCACCCGAGGTGCTTGCGCACGAGCCCGGCGAGGGCTTTCTGCTGCTGAGCGATCTGGGCGACACCCTGTTGCTCGGCGCGCTTGGCGAGGACACCGTGGAGGCGCTCTATCGCACCGCGCTCGACACCCTGCTGGCGATCCAGGGGGCCGCGATACAGCACGGCGGGTGGCGAGCGCCGGATTATTCGGCGGCGCTGCTCGAGCAGGAGATGGCACTGTTTCCCGAGTGGTACCTGCAGGGCCTGCTCGGCCTGGAGCCCGATGCTGGCGAGCGCCGGATGTTGCGCGATCTGTTCGAGTGCCTGGGCGCGAGCGCGCTGGAACAACCGCAGGTGCTGGTGCATCGCGACTACCATTCGCGCAACCTGATGCTGCAGCCGGATGGAACGCTCGGGGTGATCGATTTCCAGGACGCGGTGCGCGGACCGCTCACCTACGACCTGGTGTCGCTGTTGCGCGATTGCTACATCGAATGGCCCGCCGCGCGGGTGCAGGCCTGGGCGCGGGAATATGCCGGGCGTGCCAGCGCCGCGGGACTGATGGCGCCGGTCGAAGCCGCGACGTTCCGGCGCTGGTTCGACTGGATGGGCCTGCAGCGGCACATCAAGGTGCTCGGCATTTTCGCGCGCCTGTGGCTGCGTGACGGCAAGCGCGGCTACCTTGCCGATCTTCCACTGGTGATGCGCTACACGCTCGGAGTGGCCGAGGCCTATCCTGAGCTCGGCGAGTTTGCGGGCTGGTTTCGCGCGCGGGTGCTGCCGCTTGCCGCCGCCCAGGACTGGTATCGCCCGCGATGA
- a CDS encoding DUF3530 family protein, which translates to MEARAELAPPPATILAGMSNRVRHRLSTLLCALALALEAMAAEPTAGTEAAAAQPPAAVAAAPAAPDLAELALQLAAERRLLQVEGEEFPVFVKTSTAKPARGALLLLPGDGEYPTASPAIEQLRQLLPAQGWSTWLISLESPPRSHSGPLVPDPDPQASAAPAQPDPDAQQRIEELRKWAKRCEARIARAVSAASAEGALVLVAENSAAALLTGFVGAQPAAVKAAIVIDPVDFPGLASEWPDDLAVPVLELLDPVTQHEEGAQRRAQADAAGLDRYRQIMTSIGPWEPGDNETLLAKRVRGWLRSLDQHSRPVPVSAPAAD; encoded by the coding sequence ATGGAAGCCCGCGCCGAATTGGCACCGCCGCCCGCGACTATACTGGCCGGTATGTCAAATCGTGTCCGTCACCGCCTGTCGACGCTGCTTTGCGCTCTCGCCCTGGCACTGGAGGCAATGGCTGCGGAGCCGACTGCCGGCACCGAAGCCGCGGCCGCGCAACCACCCGCGGCCGTGGCAGCGGCTCCCGCCGCACCGGACCTCGCGGAACTGGCGCTACAACTTGCCGCCGAACGGCGCCTGCTGCAGGTCGAGGGCGAAGAGTTCCCGGTGTTCGTGAAAACCAGCACCGCCAAACCCGCACGCGGCGCCCTGTTGCTGCTCCCCGGTGACGGCGAATACCCGACCGCCTCGCCCGCGATCGAGCAGTTGCGCCAGCTCCTGCCCGCGCAGGGCTGGTCCACCTGGCTGATCAGCCTGGAATCGCCACCGCGCAGCCATTCGGGGCCCCTGGTTCCCGACCCCGATCCGCAAGCAAGCGCAGCACCCGCGCAGCCGGATCCGGACGCGCAGCAGCGCATCGAGGAGCTGCGGAAATGGGCGAAGCGATGCGAGGCCCGCATTGCCCGGGCCGTGAGTGCGGCATCCGCCGAGGGTGCGTTGGTGCTGGTGGCGGAAAACAGCGCGGCCGCGCTGCTGACCGGCTTCGTCGGCGCGCAGCCCGCCGCCGTGAAGGCCGCGATCGTGATCGATCCGGTGGACTTCCCGGGACTCGCCAGCGAGTGGCCAGACGATCTTGCGGTGCCGGTACTCGAACTGCTCGATCCCGTTACGCAGCACGAGGAAGGGGCGCAGCGTCGCGCGCAGGCCGATGCCGCAGGTCTGGACCGCTACCGCCAGATCATGACCAGCATCGGACCGTGGGAACCGGGCGACAACGAAACCTTGCTGGCGAAACGGGTGCGCGGCTGGCTCAGATCGCTGGACCAGCACTCCCGCCCTGTTCCTGTTTCTGCTCCAGCCGCCGATTGA